A section of the Cololabis saira isolate AMF1-May2022 chromosome 6, fColSai1.1, whole genome shotgun sequence genome encodes:
- the LOC133446588 gene encoding filamin A-interacting protein 1-like, with amino-acid sequence MTAPGLLTEVELLRRRLLEMEGKDEELARMARQCRDLDRRLAAEAGAGRGLRSEVDRLNGRIGQLDRLEEALGRSRQDCLHLRGSLERERAAGRALAGELDALRLRVRDLEAAEARLEDSEAAVRRDLGRLRSLTAALAEDRRSAAERLQQAEERLRRRDGPGWSAPADRRPGSRSDADLEEKVRTVVKEKDELQTRLQAEEERNRELQGRISSMKNTTFSRPTGENRVQDLVQELDRLRRRLQDQEVLQDDVQALQRKLEDEQRRTRGLEDELALTRDQLGRYRRAEKQEVNQEENQEHVLLRHLQKEQVKNRLLTREVAALKEQLQALNTAETDVCRVQLDRQEARNQDLAREVEELGGELHGYRRVQTPEARTGSSDGHRTSREVQTEPLRVADGDEKDPANPEVSRTSSRVDTSTSTRVRTPPGPDLPPPPNGEVMTLTHTPGQPLHIKVTPHHALNTATLEISSPSSGAGASAAAPYTSTAIIPAAGAATPKQRITIIQRTPSCSPDRTGSVPDGPPGSPACAAAPDGSPVQLVTVQACSPDPASPLCQTPERHQRPGGSDGGPSFITTEDSKIHIHMGSPATAPGATAATAAPGGVNGSYFLRHEQRTQVITNGSHVKGVGKITSSITISAAGAPPAASNITVSGLYD; translated from the exons ATGACGGCGCCGGGGCTGCTGACGGaggtggagctgctgcggcGGAGGCTGCTGGAGATGGAGGGGAAGGACGAGGAGCTGGCCCGGATGGCGCGGCAGTGCCGGGACCTGGACCGCCGCCTGGCGGCCGAGGCCGGCGCCGGCCGGGGCCTCCGGTCCGAGGTCGACCGGCTCAACGGGCGGATCGGCCAGCTGGACCGGCTGGAGGAGGCGCTGGGCCGGAGCCGGCAGGACTGCCTTCACCTGCGGGGCAGCCTGGAGCGGGAGCGGGCCGCCGGCCGGGCGCTGGCCGGGGAGCTGGATGCCCTGCGGCTCCGGGTCCGGGACCTGGAGGCGGCTGAGGCCCGGCTGGAGGACAGCGAGGCGGCGGTGAGGCGGGACCTGGGACGGCTGAGGTCGCTGACGGCGGCGCTGGCCGAGGACCGGCGGAGCGCCGCCGAGAGGCTGCAGCAGGCCGAGGAGAGGCTCCGCCGGAGGGACGGGCCCGGCTGGTCGGCGCCAGCGGACCGACGGCCCGGTTCACGGTCCGACGCAGACTTGGAGGAGAAGGTTAGAACCGTGGTGAAGGAGAAGGACGAGCTGCAAACGAGGCTGCaggcggaggaggagaggaaccgCGAGCTGCAGGGACGGATAAGCAGCATGAAGAACACGACCTTCAGCCGCCCGACGGGGGAGAACCGGGTCCAGGACCTGGTGCAGGAACTGGACCGGCTCCGGCGGAGGCTCCAGGACCAGGAG gTGCTGCAGGACGACGTCCAGGCGCTGCAGAGGAAGCTGGAGGACGAGCAGCGAAGGACGCGGGGGCTGGAGGACGAGCTGGCGCTGACCCGGGACCAGCTGGGCCGGTACCGGCGGGCGGAGAAGCAGGAGGTGAACCAGGAGGAGAACCAGGAGCACGTCCTGCTCCGCCACCTGCAGAAGGAGCAGGTGAAGAACCGGCTCCTGACCCGGGAGGTGGCGGCGcttaaggagcagctgcaggcgCTGAACACGGCCGAGACCGACGTCTGCCGGGTCCAACTGGACCGGCAGGAGGCCCGGAACCAGGACCTGGCCCGGGAGGTGGAGGAGCTGGGCGGCGAGCTGCACGGGTACCGGAGGGTCCAGACTCCCGAGGCCCGGACCGGATCCTCGGACGGACATCGGACCTCTAGGGAGGTCCAGACCGAGCCCTTGCGGGTCGCTGACGGAGACGAGAAGGATCCTGCCAACCCGGAGGTCTCCAGGACCAGCTCCCGGGTcgacaccagcaccagtacccgGGTCAGGACCCCCCCGGGCCCGGACCTGCCCCCCCCGCCCAACGGCGAGGTGATGACGCTGACCCACACGCCCGGGCAGCCGCTGCACATCAAGGTGACGCCGCACCACGCGCTCAACACGGCCACGCTGGAGATCAGCAGCCCGTCCAGCGGTGCCGGTGCCAGCGCCGCCGCGCCGTACACCAGCACCGCCATCATCCCGGCCGCCGGTGCCGCCACGCCCAAGCAGCGCATCACCATCATCCAGAGAACCCCGTCCTGCAGCCCGGACCGGACCGGCTCCGTGCCCGATGGGCCGCCGGGTTCCCCCGCTTGCGCCGCCGCGCCGGACGGCTCGCCCGTGCAGCTCGTCACGGTCCAGGCGTGTTCCCCCGACCCAGCCTCCCCGCTCTGCCAGACCCCCGAGCGGCACCAGAGGCCCGGCGGCAGCGACGGCGGTCCCAGCTTCATCACCACGGAGGACAGTAAGATCCACATCCACATGGGCAGCCCCGCCACAGCCCCCGGGGCGACCGCGGCAACCGCCGCGCCCGGCGGCGTCAACGGCTCCTACTTCCTCCGGCACGAGCAGAGGACTCAGGTCATCACCAACGGCTCCCACGTGAAGGGAGTCGGGAAGATCACGAGCAGCATCACCATCTCGGCCGCCGGCGCCCCCCCCGCCGCCTCCAACATCACCGTCAGCGGCCTTTACGACTAA
- the uchl3 gene encoding ubiquitin carboxyl-terminal hydrolase isozyme L3: MTKFVTCLGMRPSWQFGDVYGLDPELLSMVPRPVCAVLLLFPVTEKYEAFKQEEEEKLKEQPQQISPDVYFVRQTIGNACGTIGLIHAVANNQAHLQFEPDSALKKFLEQTCKMAPEERATFLEKDESIRVTHESSAQEGQTEAPSLDDKVNLHFIAFVNVGGQLYELDGRKPFPVVHGKTSEDSFLEDAVEVCKVFMARDPQEVRFTIIALSKDSY; encoded by the exons TTCGTCACCTGCCTGGGCATGAGGCCGAGCTGGCAGTTCGGGGACGTGTACGGCCTGGACCCGGAGCTGCTCAGCATGGTACCGAGACCCGTGTGTGCCGTCCTGCTGCTGTTCCCCGTCACGGAGAAG TACGAAGCCTtcaagcaggaggaggaggagaaactgAAGGAGCAGCCGCAGCAGATTTCCCCGGACGTTTACTTCGTCAGGCAAACCATCGGCAACGCCTGCGGAACAATAGGATTAATTCATGCGGTGGCAAATAACCAGGCTCATCTGCAGTTCG AGCCGGATTCTGCTCTCAAGAAGTTCCTGGAACAAACGTGTAAGATGGCGCCGGAGGAGCGGGCCACGTTCCTGGAGAAGGATGAG AGCATCCGCGTGACGCACGAGTCCAGCGCGCAGGAGGGCCAGACCGAG GCGCCGAGCTTAGACGACAAAGTCAACCTGCACTTTATAGCGTTTGTGAATGTGGGAGGACAATTATACGAGCTGG ACGGCCGGAAGCCGTTCCCCGTGGTCCACGGGAAAACATCGGAGGATTCCTTCCTGGAG GACGCTGTGGAGGTGTGTAAGGTGTTCATGGCCCGAGACCCCCAGGAGGTTCGTTTCACCATCATCGCCCTCTCCAAAGACTCGTACTGA